One stretch of Microvirga lotononidis DNA includes these proteins:
- the gcvPA gene encoding aminomethyl-transferring glycine dehydrogenase subunit GcvPA gives MRYLPLSDSDRGEMLARIGVNHVDELFADVPKNLLLKEPVDLPRRKGELEVERILSRMSAKNMSASSVPFFVGAGAYKHHVPATVDHLIQRSEFLTSYTPYQPEIAQGTLQYLFEFQTQVAALTGMDVANASMYDGSTGTGEAVLMAHRVTKRRKAVLSGGLHPHYTDVVKTLSDMASDETIILAPDVSGTEDILSQIDDTTSCVVVQSPDVFGHVRDLKPIADKAHKHGALLIAVFTEVVSLGLLKSPGSQGADIVVGEGQSIGNALNFGGPYVGLFATQSKYIRQMPGRLCGETVDADGNRGFVLTLSTREQHIRRDKATSNICTNSGLCSLAFTIHMTLLGEKGLTRLARINHANAVKLADQLGTVKGVEVLNETFFNEFTVKLAKPAAEIVERLAGKGVLAGVPVSRLMPGAGLDNLLLVASTEVNTDDDRAALCAALKEVL, from the coding sequence ATGCGCTATTTGCCTTTGTCCGACTCCGACCGCGGCGAGATGCTCGCCCGGATCGGCGTCAACCACGTCGATGAGCTGTTCGCCGACGTGCCGAAGAACCTGCTCCTCAAGGAGCCCGTGGACCTGCCGCGCCGCAAGGGCGAGCTGGAGGTGGAGCGCATCCTCTCCCGCATGTCCGCGAAGAACATGTCCGCCTCGTCCGTGCCGTTCTTCGTGGGCGCCGGCGCCTACAAGCACCACGTGCCGGCGACCGTCGATCACCTGATCCAGCGCTCCGAGTTCCTGACCAGCTACACGCCGTATCAGCCGGAAATCGCGCAGGGCACGCTGCAATACCTCTTCGAGTTCCAGACGCAGGTCGCGGCCCTCACCGGCATGGATGTGGCGAATGCCTCCATGTATGACGGCTCCACCGGAACGGGCGAGGCGGTGCTCATGGCGCACCGCGTCACCAAGCGCCGCAAGGCGGTACTCTCCGGCGGCCTGCACCCGCATTACACGGATGTGGTGAAGACGCTCTCCGACATGGCGAGCGACGAAACAATCATCCTAGCGCCGGATGTGAGCGGAACCGAGGACATCCTCTCGCAGATCGACGATACGACCTCCTGCGTCGTCGTGCAGTCGCCGGACGTGTTCGGCCATGTGCGCGACCTGAAGCCCATCGCCGACAAGGCGCACAAGCATGGCGCCCTGCTGATCGCCGTGTTCACCGAAGTGGTGTCGCTCGGACTTTTGAAGTCGCCGGGCAGTCAGGGCGCGGACATCGTCGTCGGCGAAGGCCAGTCCATCGGCAACGCGCTGAACTTCGGTGGTCCCTATGTGGGCCTCTTCGCCACGCAATCGAAATACATCCGCCAGATGCCGGGCCGTCTGTGCGGCGAGACCGTGGACGCGGACGGCAATCGTGGCTTCGTGCTGACGCTCTCGACCCGCGAGCAGCACATCCGCCGCGACAAGGCCACGTCGAATATCTGCACGAATTCAGGTCTTTGTTCGCTCGCCTTCACCATTCACATGACCCTGCTCGGCGAGAAGGGATTGACGCGTCTCGCCCGCATCAATCACGCGAATGCCGTGAAGCTGGCCGACCAGCTCGGCACCGTGAAGGGCGTCGAGGTTCTCAACGAGACCTTCTTCAACGAGTTCACCGTGAAGCTCGCGAAGCCCGCGGCCGAAATCGTCGAGCGCCTCGCCGGGAAGGGCGTGCTGGCGGGTGTGCCCGTGTCGCGCCTCATGCCGGGTGCCGGCCTCGACAACCTGCTGCTCGTCGCTTCCACCGAAGTGAACACCGATGATGACCGCGCGGCCCTCTGCGCCGCCTTGAAGGAGGTTCTGTGA
- the gcvPB gene encoding aminomethyl-transferring glycine dehydrogenase subunit GcvPB, translated as MLNRQGRPSSAGEAGTTTHPTFTGNKALAQIEPLLFEIGRYGTTGVDLDEPDDFQPRLGGLERKEAIGLPGLSEPETMRHYVRLSQQNYGIDTGLFPLGSCTMKHNARLNERMARLPGFADVHPLQPVSTVQGALELMSELGRYLVTLTNMTAVALSPKAGAHGELCGMMAIKAAIEAKGEGATRNVVLVPDSAHGTNPATAALIGFKVKPVPAREDGSVHVEDVKKLLGPDVAAIMLTNPNTCGLFEPQVAEIAKAIHDAGAYFYCDGANFNAIVGKAKPGDLGVDAMHINLHKTFSTPHGGGGPGSGPVVLSARLAPFAPVPFVRAGKDGGFELVEQESDAAEKPFGRMTAFHGQMGMYVRALSYMLSHGADGMKQASEDAVLNANYIRAGLADLLSLPFGNKPCMHEVLFDDAWLKDTGVTTLDVAKAMIDEGYHPMTMYFPLVVHGAMLIEPTESESKASLDLFIATLRDLAMAAKNGDKERFTGAPYHAPRRRLDETRAARNPVLKWTPPEPVAEAAE; from the coding sequence ATGTTGAACCGCCAGGGACGTCCCTCTTCCGCCGGAGAAGCCGGCACCACCACGCATCCGACCTTCACCGGCAACAAGGCGCTGGCGCAGATCGAGCCGCTGCTCTTCGAGATCGGCCGATATGGCACGACCGGCGTCGATCTCGACGAGCCGGATGACTTCCAGCCGCGCCTCGGCGGCCTGGAGCGCAAGGAAGCGATCGGTCTGCCGGGTCTCTCCGAGCCCGAGACCATGCGCCACTACGTGCGCCTCAGCCAGCAGAACTACGGCATCGACACGGGTCTCTTCCCGCTCGGCTCCTGCACGATGAAGCACAATGCGCGCCTCAACGAGCGCATGGCTCGCCTTCCGGGCTTCGCCGACGTGCATCCGCTGCAGCCTGTCTCGACCGTGCAGGGCGCTCTGGAGCTCATGAGCGAGCTCGGACGCTACCTGGTCACGCTCACCAACATGACGGCCGTCGCGCTGTCGCCGAAGGCCGGCGCCCATGGCGAGCTCTGCGGCATGATGGCGATCAAGGCCGCCATCGAGGCGAAGGGCGAGGGGGCGACCCGCAACGTGGTGCTCGTGCCGGATTCGGCTCATGGCACGAACCCGGCCACCGCCGCTCTCATCGGCTTCAAGGTGAAGCCGGTGCCGGCGCGCGAGGACGGCTCCGTGCATGTCGAGGACGTGAAGAAGCTGCTCGGCCCCGACGTGGCGGCGATCATGCTCACGAACCCCAACACCTGCGGCCTCTTCGAGCCGCAGGTGGCCGAGATCGCCAAGGCGATCCACGATGCGGGGGCGTATTTCTACTGCGACGGCGCGAACTTCAACGCCATCGTGGGCAAGGCGAAGCCGGGCGATCTCGGCGTCGACGCCATGCACATCAACCTGCACAAGACCTTCTCGACGCCTCACGGCGGCGGCGGCCCGGGCTCCGGGCCGGTGGTGCTCTCCGCGCGCCTCGCGCCCTTCGCGCCGGTGCCGTTCGTGCGCGCCGGCAAGGACGGTGGCTTCGAGCTGGTGGAACAGGAAAGCGATGCCGCGGAAAAGCCCTTCGGCCGCATGACCGCGTTCCACGGCCAGATGGGCATGTATGTGCGCGCCCTGTCCTACATGCTCTCGCATGGGGCCGACGGCATGAAGCAGGCTTCCGAGGACGCCGTGCTCAACGCCAACTACATCCGCGCCGGGCTGGCGGATCTCCTGTCGCTTCCCTTCGGCAACAAGCCGTGCATGCACGAGGTGCTGTTCGACGATGCGTGGCTCAAGGACACGGGCGTGACCACGCTCGACGTGGCCAAGGCCATGATCGACGAGGGCTATCACCCGATGACCATGTACTTCCCGCTGGTGGTGCATGGCGCGATGCTGATCGAGCCGACGGAATCCGAATCGAAGGCGTCCCTCGACCTCTTCATCGCGACGCTCCGCGACCTCGCCATGGCCGCGAAGAACGGCGACAAGGAGCGCTTCACCGGCGCCCCGTACCATGCCCCGCGCCGCCGTCTGGATGAAACCCGCGCCGCGCGCAATCCGGTGCTGAAATGGACGCCGCCGGAGCCCGTGGCTGAGGCTGCGGAGTAA
- a CDS encoding HAD family hydrolase has translation MLMIFDCDGVLVDSEPLSCRIDAEVLTECGVPYTAEAVAREFTGVSVKDQIARIESERGIRLPEDFTERLNRTLFARFETDLKPIAGVRDAILSLPFPRCVASSSVPERIALSLRVTGLADLFDNIFSSTQVARGKPAPDLFLHAAKQMNARPDDCLVVEDSIAGVQAAVAAGMRVIGFTGGGHCGPEHGDKLRQAGAPAVIGRMAELRAVAQDMWRA, from the coding sequence ATGCTGATGATCTTCGACTGCGACGGCGTGCTGGTCGATTCGGAGCCGTTGAGCTGCCGGATCGACGCGGAGGTGCTGACGGAATGCGGCGTGCCCTACACGGCCGAAGCCGTGGCCCGCGAGTTCACCGGCGTCAGCGTCAAGGACCAGATCGCCCGGATCGAATCGGAGCGCGGAATCCGGCTGCCCGAGGATTTCACCGAACGGCTCAACAGGACCCTGTTCGCCCGTTTCGAGACGGACCTGAAGCCGATCGCGGGCGTTCGCGATGCGATCCTCTCCCTCCCCTTCCCCCGCTGCGTCGCCTCGTCGTCCGTCCCGGAACGGATCGCCCTCTCGCTGCGCGTCACGGGGCTCGCAGACCTGTTCGACAACATCTTCAGCTCGACCCAGGTCGCACGCGGGAAGCCCGCGCCGGACCTGTTCCTGCATGCCGCAAAGCAGATGAACGCCCGCCCGGACGATTGCCTGGTCGTCGAGGATTCCATCGCCGGCGTTCAGGCGGCGGTTGCCGCCGGCATGCGCGTCATCGGCTTCACGGGTGGCGGCCATTGCGGGCCGGAGCACGGAGACAAGCTCCGGCAGGCGGGAGCGCCGGCGGTGATCGGGCGGATGGCCGAGTTGCGGGCGGTCGCGCAGGACATGTGGCGCGCCTGA
- a CDS encoding F0F1 ATP synthase subunit B family protein: MHSAEFWVAVAFVIFWGILFYKGVPGNVLNQLDSRGKRIANELAEAQRLRQDAERLLKEYEAKRAAAEREAADIVSTARDEAERLAREAQEKMTDFVKRRTATAEAKIAQAEAQASAEVRAAAVDAAIKASERVLRDEITGATAASLMTASLNDVRTKLQ; this comes from the coding sequence TTGCACAGCGCTGAATTCTGGGTTGCGGTCGCCTTCGTCATCTTCTGGGGCATCCTGTTCTACAAGGGCGTCCCGGGCAACGTGCTCAACCAGCTCGATTCCCGCGGCAAGCGCATTGCCAACGAACTGGCCGAGGCCCAGCGCCTGCGCCAGGACGCCGAACGGCTCCTCAAGGAGTACGAGGCCAAGCGCGCGGCCGCCGAGCGCGAAGCCGCCGACATCGTCTCCACTGCCCGCGACGAGGCCGAGCGTCTCGCCCGCGAAGCCCAGGAGAAGATGACCGATTTCGTGAAGCGCCGCACGGCCACCGCCGAGGCGAAGATCGCCCAGGCCGAGGCCCAGGCCTCCGCCGAGGTGCGCGCCGCCGCCGTCGACGCCGCCATCAAGGCGTCCGAGCGCGTCCTGCGCGACGAGATCACCGGCGCCACCGCCGCCTCGCTCATGACGGCGAGCCTCAACGACGTGCGGACGAAGCTGCAGTAA
- a CDS encoding F0F1 ATP synthase subunit B family protein, producing the protein MAQAQTNHATTEAPGGAHEDIGFPPFETETYAGQLLWLAITFVVLYTLLSRLVLPRLGGIIENRRAMIANDLDNAAAMKSRAEEAGAAYERALAEAKGRAQALAQETRAKLSAESDAKRKALEADLNQRLADAEATISAKKSEAMSHVDAIARDTASAIIERLTGKAPAPQKVEAALNQIKA; encoded by the coding sequence ATGGCTCAGGCTCAGACGAACCACGCCACAACAGAGGCCCCCGGCGGCGCTCACGAGGATATCGGCTTTCCGCCCTTCGAGACGGAAACCTATGCCGGTCAGCTCCTCTGGCTGGCGATCACCTTCGTGGTGCTCTACACCCTGCTTTCCAGGCTGGTTCTCCCGCGTCTGGGCGGAATCATCGAGAACCGCCGCGCGATGATCGCCAACGATCTCGACAACGCGGCCGCCATGAAATCACGCGCCGAAGAAGCCGGCGCCGCCTACGAGAGAGCCCTCGCGGAAGCCAAGGGCCGCGCCCAGGCGCTCGCGCAGGAGACACGCGCCAAGCTCTCGGCCGAGAGCGACGCGAAGCGCAAGGCTCTCGAGGCCGATCTCAACCAGCGTCTCGCCGACGCGGAGGCGACGATCTCCGCGAAGAAGTCCGAGGCCATGAGCCACGTGGACGCCATCGCGCGCGATACCGCTTCCGCCATCATCGAGCGCCTGACCGGCAAGGCTCCGGCCCCGCAGAAGGTCGAAGCCGCTCTCAACCAGATCAAGGCCTGA
- a CDS encoding F0F1 ATP synthase subunit C, producing the protein MDPVAFKFLGAGLACIGMGLAAMGVGNIFGNFLSGALRNPSAADGQFARAFIGAALAEGLGIFCLVVALVLLFT; encoded by the coding sequence ATGGATCCGGTTGCTTTCAAGTTCCTCGGCGCGGGCCTCGCCTGCATCGGCATGGGTCTCGCCGCTATGGGCGTTGGCAACATCTTCGGTAACTTCCTCTCCGGCGCCCTGCGCAACCCGTCGGCTGCCGACGGTCAGTTCGCCCGCGCGTTCATCGGTGCGGCGCTCGCAGAAGGTCTCGGCATCTTCTGTCTCGTCGTCGCTCTCGTTCTGCTCTTCACCTAA
- a CDS encoding F0F1 ATP synthase subunit A gives MASPIEQFQIKPIIPVINFTNSSLFMIGAAAVIVGGLLLATRKRAVVPGRAQSVAEVLHDFVANTLVDATGKEGMKFFPLVFSLFMFVLTANLLGMIPGFFTVTSHIIVTFALAMLVIGTVVVYGFMKHGTHFLGLFVPSGVPAWLLPFIVVIELISFLSRPISLSLRLFANMLAGHIALKVFAGFVVSLLAAGGALTILAPLPLLMAVALMALEFLVAALQAYVFTVLTCIYLNDALHPGH, from the coding sequence ATGGCGAGCCCGATCGAACAATTCCAGATCAAGCCCATCATTCCGGTCATCAATTTCACGAATTCATCCCTGTTCATGATCGGCGCAGCCGCCGTGATCGTGGGCGGCCTCCTGCTGGCGACCCGCAAGCGCGCCGTCGTTCCGGGCCGGGCCCAGTCCGTGGCGGAGGTCCTGCACGATTTCGTCGCCAACACGCTGGTCGACGCGACAGGCAAGGAGGGGATGAAGTTCTTCCCCCTCGTGTTCTCCCTCTTCATGTTCGTGCTGACCGCGAACCTGCTCGGCATGATCCCGGGCTTCTTCACGGTCACCAGCCACATCATCGTCACCTTCGCCCTCGCCATGCTCGTCATCGGCACGGTGGTGGTCTACGGCTTCATGAAGCACGGCACCCACTTCCTCGGCCTCTTCGTGCCGTCGGGCGTGCCGGCATGGCTCCTGCCCTTCATCGTGGTGATCGAGCTCATCTCGTTCCTCTCCCGCCCGATCTCGCTCAGCCTGCGTCTCTTCGCGAACATGCTCGCCGGACACATCGCGCTGAAAGTTTTCGCAGGCTTCGTGGTCAGCCTCCTGGCGGCCGGCGGTGCCCTGACGATCCTCGCTCCGCTGCCGCTTCTCATGGCGGTTGCCCTCATGGCGCTCGAGTTCCTCGTCGCCGCTCTGCAGGCCTACGTCTTCACGGTGTTGACCTGCATCTACCTCAACGACGCGCTGCACCCGGGCCACTAG
- a CDS encoding AtpZ/AtpI family protein has product MADPNERNGDNERKPGSADDADLSARLQSLDARISQASAQRAEAEPRPRPTSDSSALGQAFRLSAEFVAGVAAGGILGWIVDRLFGTSPWGLIVCLILGFCAGMLNLMRAAGMVKSARYDDKR; this is encoded by the coding sequence ATGGCGGACCCCAACGAGCGGAACGGCGACAATGAGCGGAAACCGGGCAGCGCCGACGATGCCGACCTGTCAGCGAGACTGCAATCGCTCGACGCACGGATCTCCCAAGCATCCGCGCAGCGAGCCGAAGCGGAACCTCGCCCCCGCCCGACGTCCGATTCCAGCGCTCTCGGCCAAGCCTTCAGGCTCTCGGCCGAATTCGTTGCAGGAGTGGCCGCCGGCGGAATTCTGGGTTGGATTGTCGACCGTTTGTTCGGGACTTCCCCTTGGGGTCTGATCGTTTGTCTGATACTCGGCTTCTGCGCCGGGATGCTCAATCTGATGCGAGCAGCCGGGATGGTCAAATCCGCCCGGTATGACGACAAGCGGTGA
- the smc gene encoding chromosome segregation protein SMC codes for MKLTRLRIAGFKTFVEPTDFLIEPGLTGVVGPNGCGKSNLVEALRWVMGENSHKNMRATGMDDVIFSGSGNRPARNWAEVMLTIDNAERTAPAAFNDTDLLEISRKIEREEGSTYRVNGKEVRARDVQILFADAATGARSPALVRQGQISEIISAKPQARRRILEDAAGIAGLHARRHEAELRLKAAEDNLVRVEDVIRELESQIESLKRQGRQASRYKNLSAEIRRLEALMYAISFAEAREQAATAERQVAEDLKAVADATEEQTRAATAQAVAAHGLPALRQAEAAAAAALQRLTHARNELESEERRSKERVVELERHIGDLNRDIAREAAQRTDAQATIERLQSEADEIALTTDGADDVRAEAEERLQTAEAELAEAEAALSALQAQTSDLNARRAALERAVREEMERASRFRSEKERLEREIAALSGSPEDGPSLDDMREEAAIAEETAQGAEEAVIEARETLSAAREAENRLRQPLNEAERTAQRLETEARTLAKLVTSATSDLWPPAVDQITVRKGYETALGAALGDDLEASVNPTAPHHWAETHAGADDPALPEGVTSLADLSQAPSQLQRRLRQIGVVSKADGLRLRGLLKPGQRLVTEEGDLWRWDGFTAAAEAPSPAARRLAEKNRLGDLEREAASAREQAEHLRHEAEAALEAVRKAASHEMQAIEAARQTRQALDAARTRLSAAERKEAELGQRRSALQEGLARLSESEAEALERVQDAEGALQDLAPAPDLESRLLEERTRVAERRAAASEARAALQSLMHEGELRRRRQESIAADIRLWTDRAARAAKAFEDLGERLERAQDEHQRLLEAPDTYLQRRRALMAEVEEAEAKRKEAADRLADAETGLAESDRAARAALEALSAAREARAGSQARHEAAIARLAEITRNIAENLETTPAGLIELAGLKEGFELPSHGEIESKLHSLKNDRERLGAVNLRADEELTELETKYNNIAGERDDLVEAIKRLRQAIGSLNREGRERLLAAFDVVNDHFKRLFSTLFGGGTAELTLVDSDDPLEAGLEILARPPGKKPQSMTLLSGGEQALTATALIFAVFLTNPSPICVLDEVDAPLDDANVERYCALLEDMARQTETRFVVITHNPITMARMDRLFGVTMAERGVSQLVSVDLQSAERILEVA; via the coding sequence ATGAAGCTGACGCGCCTTCGCATTGCAGGCTTCAAGACCTTCGTCGAGCCGACGGACTTCCTGATCGAGCCGGGCCTGACCGGCGTGGTCGGCCCGAACGGCTGCGGCAAGTCCAACCTCGTCGAGGCCCTGCGCTGGGTCATGGGGGAGAACTCCCATAAGAACATGCGCGCCACGGGGATGGACGACGTCATCTTCTCCGGCTCCGGCAACCGCCCGGCCCGCAATTGGGCCGAGGTGATGCTCACCATCGACAATGCCGAGCGCACGGCCCCGGCCGCCTTCAACGATACGGACCTGCTGGAAATCTCGCGCAAGATCGAGCGCGAGGAAGGCTCGACCTACCGGGTCAACGGCAAGGAAGTGCGCGCCCGCGACGTGCAGATCCTGTTCGCGGATGCCGCCACCGGCGCCCGGTCGCCCGCCCTCGTCCGCCAGGGCCAGATCAGCGAGATCATTTCCGCCAAGCCCCAGGCCCGCCGCCGCATCCTGGAAGATGCCGCCGGCATCGCGGGCCTCCACGCCCGCCGGCACGAGGCGGAGTTGCGCCTCAAGGCCGCCGAGGACAACCTTGTCCGCGTCGAGGATGTGATCCGCGAACTCGAGAGCCAGATCGAGAGCCTGAAGCGCCAGGGCCGCCAGGCCTCCCGCTACAAGAACCTCTCGGCCGAGATCCGCCGCCTCGAAGCCCTGATGTACGCCATCAGCTTCGCCGAGGCCCGCGAGCAGGCCGCCACCGCCGAACGGCAGGTCGCCGAGGACCTCAAGGCCGTTGCCGACGCCACCGAGGAACAGACCCGGGCCGCCACCGCCCAGGCCGTCGCCGCCCACGGGCTCCCGGCCCTGCGCCAGGCCGAAGCCGCCGCCGCCGCTGCCCTGCAGCGCCTGACCCATGCCCGCAACGAGCTCGAATCGGAAGAACGCCGCTCCAAGGAGCGCGTCGTCGAGCTCGAGCGCCATATCGGCGACCTCAACCGGGACATCGCCCGCGAGGCGGCGCAGCGCACGGATGCCCAGGCCACGATCGAGCGGCTTCAGTCCGAGGCCGACGAGATTGCGCTCACCACGGACGGGGCGGACGATGTCCGCGCCGAGGCCGAGGAGCGCCTTCAGACGGCCGAGGCCGAACTGGCGGAGGCCGAAGCGGCCCTGAGCGCCCTTCAGGCCCAGACCTCCGACCTCAATGCCCGCCGCGCCGCCCTGGAACGCGCCGTGCGCGAGGAAATGGAGCGCGCCTCCCGCTTCCGCTCCGAGAAGGAGCGGCTCGAGCGTGAGATCGCCGCCCTCTCGGGCTCGCCGGAGGATGGCCCCTCTCTCGACGATATGCGCGAGGAGGCGGCGATCGCCGAAGAGACCGCTCAGGGTGCCGAAGAGGCCGTGATCGAGGCGCGCGAGACCCTGTCGGCCGCCCGGGAGGCCGAGAACCGCCTGCGCCAGCCCCTCAACGAGGCCGAGCGCACGGCCCAGCGCCTGGAAACCGAGGCTCGTACCCTGGCCAAGCTGGTCACCTCCGCGACCAGCGACCTCTGGCCTCCGGCAGTCGACCAGATCACGGTTCGGAAGGGCTACGAGACGGCCTTGGGCGCGGCTCTCGGCGACGATCTCGAAGCCTCGGTCAACCCGACGGCGCCGCATCATTGGGCCGAGACCCATGCGGGCGCGGACGATCCCGCCCTGCCGGAAGGCGTCACATCCCTGGCGGATCTCTCTCAAGCCCCGTCCCAGCTTCAGCGTCGCCTGCGCCAGATCGGCGTGGTGAGCAAAGCCGACGGTCTGCGCCTGCGCGGCCTCCTGAAGCCCGGTCAGCGTCTCGTCACCGAAGAGGGCGACCTCTGGCGCTGGGACGGCTTTACGGCCGCCGCCGAGGCTCCCTCCCCGGCCGCCCGCCGTCTGGCGGAAAAGAATCGCCTGGGCGATCTGGAGCGCGAAGCCGCTTCGGCCCGCGAGCAGGCCGAGCATCTGCGCCACGAGGCGGAAGCCGCCCTCGAGGCCGTCCGCAAGGCCGCCTCCCACGAGATGCAGGCCATCGAGGCTGCGCGCCAGACCCGGCAGGCGCTCGATGCCGCTCGGACGCGCCTCTCGGCCGCCGAACGCAAGGAGGCCGAACTCGGCCAGCGCCGCTCGGCCCTGCAGGAAGGTCTCGCCCGTCTGTCCGAGAGCGAGGCCGAGGCCCTGGAGCGGGTGCAGGATGCGGAAGGCGCCCTGCAGGACCTCGCGCCCGCGCCCGATCTCGAAAGCCGTCTGCTCGAAGAGCGCACCCGCGTGGCGGAACGCCGGGCTGCCGCCTCCGAGGCCCGCGCCGCCCTCCAATCCCTCATGCACGAGGGCGAACTGCGCCGCCGCAGGCAGGAATCGATCGCCGCCGACATCCGGCTCTGGACCGACCGTGCCGCCCGCGCGGCCAAGGCCTTCGAGGATCTGGGCGAGCGCCTGGAGCGCGCCCAGGACGAACACCAGCGCCTGCTGGAGGCCCCCGATACCTATCTTCAGCGCCGCCGCGCCCTTATGGCCGAGGTCGAGGAGGCCGAGGCGAAGCGCAAGGAAGCGGCCGACCGCCTCGCCGATGCGGAGACGGGCCTTGCCGAATCGGACCGCGCCGCCCGCGCCGCCCTGGAGGCTCTGTCGGCCGCCCGCGAGGCGCGTGCCGGTTCGCAGGCCCGCCACGAGGCCGCCATCGCGCGTCTGGCCGAGATCACCCGCAACATCGCGGAAAATCTGGAGACGACGCCGGCCGGGCTCATCGAGCTCGCGGGCCTGAAGGAAGGCTTCGAGCTGCCGTCCCATGGCGAGATCGAATCCAAGCTGCACTCCCTCAAGAACGACCGGGAGCGCCTCGGCGCCGTGAACCTGCGCGCCGACGAGGAGCTGACGGAGCTCGAGACCAAATACAACAACATCGCCGGCGAGCGGGACGACCTCGTCGAGGCCATCAAGCGCCTGCGCCAAGCCATCGGCAGCCTCAACCGCGAGGGCCGCGAGCGCCTGCTCGCCGCCTTCGACGTGGTGAACGATCACTTCAAGCGGCTCTTCTCGACCCTGTTCGGCGGCGGCACGGCGGAACTGACCCTGGTCGATTCGGACGACCCGCTGGAAGCGGGCCTGGAAATCCTCGCCCGCCCGCCCGGCAAGAAGCCGCAGAGCATGACGCTCCTCTCGGGCGGCGAGCAGGCCCTGACGGCGACCGCCCTGATCTTCGCGGTGTTCCTCACGAATCCTTCGCCGATCTGCGTGCTCGACGAGGTGGATGCGCCGCTCGACGACGCCAACGTGGAGCGCTACTGCGCCCTTCTGGAGGACATGGCCCGCCAGACGGAGACCCGGTTCGTGGTCATCACCCACAACCCGATCACCATGGCCCGGATGGACCGGCTGTTCGGCGTCACCATGGCCGAACGGGGCGTGTCGCAGCTCGTCTCCGTCGACTTGCAGAGCGCAGAGCGCATTCTTGAGGTAGCCTAA
- a CDS encoding DsbA family protein, with amino-acid sequence MITRRQTLQLLGTAAATVYFGMSLPALAQNVSVQDLAVQGPLGDIALGPADAKVTIIEYASMTCSHCAHFHATTWPELKKRYIDTGKVRFVLREFPLDPLATAGFMLARCDGNDKYYPITDLLFDQQKNWAFVDKPLDALRAMLKQAGFSQEKFDACLKDQKLYDAVNAVKNRAMEQFKVDSTPTFFINGQRHPGALSIDELEKIIKPLLGE; translated from the coding sequence ATGATCACCCGGCGTCAGACGCTTCAGCTTCTCGGAACCGCAGCCGCGACCGTCTATTTCGGCATGAGCCTTCCGGCCCTCGCCCAGAACGTGTCCGTTCAGGACCTCGCGGTCCAGGGGCCGTTGGGCGACATCGCCCTTGGCCCTGCCGACGCCAAGGTGACGATCATCGAGTACGCCTCGATGACCTGCTCCCATTGCGCCCATTTCCATGCCACGACCTGGCCCGAGCTGAAGAAGCGCTACATCGATACGGGCAAGGTCCGCTTCGTCCTGCGCGAATTCCCGCTTGACCCCCTGGCGACAGCCGGATTCATGCTCGCCCGCTGCGACGGCAACGACAAGTACTACCCGATCACGGACCTGCTCTTCGACCAGCAGAAGAATTGGGCTTTCGTCGACAAACCCCTCGATGCTCTCCGGGCCATGCTCAAGCAGGCAGGTTTTTCACAGGAAAAATTTGATGCTTGCCTCAAGGACCAGAAACTATATGACGCAGTCAACGCGGTGAAGAACCGGGCGATGGAGCAGTTCAAGGTGGACTCCACGCCCACTTTCTTCATCAATGGTCAGCGCCATCCTGGAGCCCTATCGATCGATGAGCTTGAAAAGATCATCAAGCCTCTCTTGGGCGAATAA
- a CDS encoding DUF721 domain-containing protein, protein MRRPRPLARPLAEFLDVCLSPSLAAQGFATSDIIMAWPDIVGERLSAFTQPLKIEWKRKSPHADPEARPDPATLVIRVESAFALELQHLAPTVIDRVNTYYGWRCIGKLVLKQGPVRRVEKKRPAPRPLTPAERDKVDRAVGPIEEESLKAALDRLGQAIVSSGSRTKA, encoded by the coding sequence ATGAGACGACCGAGGCCTCTTGCCCGCCCCCTTGCCGAGTTTCTCGACGTCTGCCTGTCTCCCAGCCTGGCGGCGCAAGGCTTTGCGACCTCGGACATCATCATGGCCTGGCCCGACATCGTCGGCGAACGGCTCTCCGCCTTCACGCAGCCGCTCAAGATCGAGTGGAAGCGCAAGAGCCCCCATGCGGATCCGGAGGCGCGGCCCGACCCGGCCACCCTCGTGATCCGGGTCGAGAGCGCCTTCGCTCTCGAACTCCAGCACCTGGCTCCGACCGTCATCGACAGGGTGAACACCTATTACGGCTGGCGCTGCATCGGGAAGCTGGTGCTGAAACAAGGGCCCGTGCGGCGGGTTGAGAAGAAGCGCCCGGCTCCCCGCCCCCTCACCCCCGCGGAGAGGGACAAGGTGGACAGGGCCGTCGGGCCGATCGAGGAGGAATCCTTGAAGGCGGCGCTCGACCGGCTGGGCCAGGCCATCGTCAGCTCAGGTTCACGCACGAAAGCGTGA